The proteins below come from a single Magallana gigas chromosome 10, xbMagGiga1.1, whole genome shotgun sequence genomic window:
- the LOC105342712 gene encoding uncharacterized protein, producing MKKLALPKMNLYYRRKMKRKKARKSGNVRHRSSDNGDHALPDSNSLTSPQRVTIDDWIQNIKDSREENTRRVSEIEKNYQKICLMHQYIDQRITALERLFEVCTSDLSDSEEES from the exons ATGAAGAAGCTAGCGTTACCTAAGATGAATTTGTACTACAGAAGaaaaatgaagagaaaaaaag CAAGAAAGAGCGGAAACGTAAGGCACCGAAGCTCAGACAATGGGGACCATGCATTGCCCGACAGCAATTCATT AACAAGTCCACAGAGAGTAACGATAGACGACTGGATACAAAACATTAAGGACAGCAGAGAGGAAAATACCAGGCGTGTGTCAGAGATAGAGAAAAATTACCAAAAGATTTGTCTAATGCATCAATACATAGATCAGAGGATCACG GCTTTAGAGCGCCTCTTTGAAGTTTGTACAAGTGATCTATCGGATTCAGAGGAAGAATCTTAA